One genomic region from Chionomys nivalis chromosome 17, mChiNiv1.1, whole genome shotgun sequence encodes:
- the Shisal1 gene encoding protein shisa-like-1, whose product MMTSCGQRSRNVLAVFSLLFPAVLSAHFRVCEPYTDHKGRYHFGFHCPRLSDNKTFVLCCHHNNTVFKYCCNETEFQAVMQANLTAGPEGYMHNNYTALLGVWIYGFFVLTLLVLDLLYYSAMNYDICKVYLTRWGIHGRWMKQDPRRWGNPARAPRPGQPAPQPQPPPGVLPQAPQAVHTLRGDTHSPPLMAFQSSSA is encoded by the exons ATGATGACCAGTTGTGGCCAGCGGTCCCGGAACGTTCTCGCAGTATTCTCTCTGCTGTTTCCTGCAG TCCTGTCCGCACATTTCCGGGTCTGTGAGCCTTACACAGACCACAAAGGCCGCTACCACTTCGGTTTCCACTGCCCCCGGCTCTCAGACAACAAGACCTTCGTCCTGTGCTGTCACCATAACAACACGGTCTTCAAATACTGCTGCAACGAGACAGAGTTCCAGGCGGTCATGCAGGCAAACCTCACGGCCGGCCCCGAGGGCTACATGCACAA CAACTACACAGCACTGCTGGGAGTGTGGATCTACGGCTTCTTCGTGCTCACCCTGCTGGTCCTGGATCTGCTTTATTATTCAGCCATGAACTACGACATTTGCAAGGTTTACCTGACCCGGTGGGGCATCCACGGACGGTGGATGAAACAGGACCCCCGGCGGTGGGGGAACCCCGCTCGAGCCCCTCGGCCAGGACAGCCAGCCCCGCAGCCGCAGCCTCCCCCTGGTGTCCTGCCACAAGCCCCCCAGGCCGTGCACACACTGCGGGGAGACACACACAGCCCACCCCTGATGGCCTTCCAAAGCTCATCTGCCTG